In the Mauremys mutica isolate MM-2020 ecotype Southern chromosome 13, ASM2049712v1, whole genome shotgun sequence genome, one interval contains:
- the LOC123347699 gene encoding LOW QUALITY PROTEIN: vegetative cell wall protein gp1-like (The sequence of the model RefSeq protein was modified relative to this genomic sequence to represent the inferred CDS: deleted 2 bases in 1 codon; substituted 1 base at 1 genomic stop codon) codes for MRPQPLALIPPRCHPRSCIRHPHHHSPRCHPRSRIRPPHHPGPRCHPHSRICPPHHPGPHCFPWPSIRPPHHPGPHCHPRSRIRPPHRPGPRCHPPSRIRPPIAPAPAATPTPVSVPPSPRPPLLSLALYPSPTSPRPSLPPPISYPSPPSPRPPLPPPLPYLSPPSPRPPSPRPPLPLPLLYPSPPLPQPPLPPPLPYPSPPSPQPPLPPPALYPPPTPRRAAASPSPVSIPPPSPLPPLPPPLPYPSPPSPQPPLLYLAHYPSPPXPRPPLPHPRSCIHPPLLQPPLPPLLLYTSPPSPQPSLPPPLPYPSPPSPRPPLPPPLPYPSP; via the exons ATGCGGCCCCAGCCCCTGGCGCTGATCCC CCCCCGCTGCCACCCCCGCTCCTGTATCCGTCACCCCCATCACCACAGCCCTCGCTGCCACCCCCGCTCCCGTATCCGTCCCCCCCATCACCCCGGCCCCCGCTGCCACCCCCACTCCCGTATCTGTCCCCCCCATCACCCCGGCCCCCACTGCTTTCCCTGGCCCTCTATCCGTCCCCCGCATCACCCCGGCCCTCACTGCCACCCCCGCTCCCGTATCCGTCCCCCCCAtcgccccggcccccgctgccaccccccctcccgtATCCGGCCCCCCAtcgccccggcccccgctgccaCTCCCACTCCCGTATCCGTCCCCCCATCGCCCCGGCCCCCACTGCTTTCCCTGGCCCTCTATCCGTCCCCCACATCGCCCCGGCCCTCGCTGCCACCCCCAATCTCGTATCCATCCCCCCCAtcgccccggcccccgctgccaCCCCCGCTCCCGTATCTGTCCCCCCCATCGCCCCGGCCCCC ATCACCCCGGCCCCCGCTGCCACTCCCGCTCCTGTATCCGTCCCCCCCATTACCCCAGCCTCCGCTGCCACCCCCGCTCCCGTATCCGTCCCCCCCATcgccccagcccccgctgcctcccccggccctgtATCCACCGCCCACCCCCCGAAGAgcagctgcctcccccagccctgtatcCATTCCCCCCCCATcgcccctgcccccgctgccacccccgctcccgtatccgtcccccccatcgccccagcccccactgctttACCTGGCCCACTATCCATCCCCCCCCTAACCCCGGCCCCCGCTGCCACACCCCCGCTCCTGTATTCAT CCCCCATTACTCCAGCCCCCGCTGCCACCCCTGCTCCTGTATACGTCACCCCCATCACCCCAGCCCTCGCTGCCACCCCCGCTCCCGTATCCGTCCCCCCCAtcgccccggcccccgctgccacccccgctcccgtatccgtccccc
- the LOC123348978 gene encoding olfactory receptor 6C4-like: MDNQTVVVEFIIVGLSNNHHVNIILFAVLSVVFLLTVIGNITVVTLSLVDHRLQSPMYFFLRNFSLLQICFSLVIMPRFLYSLLTERKFISLPGCFLQLLLFFVVGSCIFFHVGTMSFDRYMAICHPLRYSTIMNGRVCFQLVLGCWVMSFLLLFPPTFMVVLLPFCGPNVINHFYCDIAALLQLSCIDTGHIELMLLVAYVVALPGTLTVIIISYGCIICTIMRIPSTTGRKKAFSTCSAHLIVVTILYSSTIFRYIRPGQRGTQDFDKVVSLVYCVVTQLFNPYIYALRNEQVKQALKDIFGRTISKCLRIS, from the coding sequence ATGGACAACCAGACCGTGGTGGTGGAATTCATCATTGTGGGACTGTCCAACAACCACCATGTCAACATCATCCTGTTTGCAGTTCTATCAGTTGTTTTCTTATTGACTGTGATAGGAAACATCACTGTTGTCACCCTCTCTTTGGTGGACCATCGCCTCCAgtcccccatgtatttcttcctcaggaACTTCTCCCTCTTGCAAATCTGCTTCAGCTTAGTCATCATGCCCAGGTTCCTCTACAGCCTCCTGACAGAGAGAAAATTTATTTCCCTCCCTGGTTGTTTCCTtcagttgttgttgttctttgtcGTGGGATCCTGTATATTTTTCCATGTGGGTACGATGTCCTTTGACCGCTACATGGCTATCTGCCATCCCTTGCGTTACAGCACCATCATGAATGGCAGGGTCTGCTTCCAGTTAGTGCTGGGCTGCTGGGTGATGAGTTTTCTCTTACTATTTCCCCCAACATTTATGGTTGTGCTGTTACCGTTCTGTGGCCCCAATGTCATAAACCATTTCTACTGCGATATAGCTGCATTGCTCCAACTCTCCTGCATCGACACGGGACACATTGAGTTAATGCTCTTGGTTGCATATGTAGTGGCCTTACCTGGCACTTTAACAGTCATCATAATTTCCTATGGCTGTATCATCTGTACTATCATGCGGATCCCATCCACCACAGGGAggaaaaaggccttttccacctgctctgcTCACCTCATAGTTGTTACGATACTGTACAGTAGCACCATCTTCAGGTACATCCGACCAGGTCAGCGGGGCACTCAGGACTTTGACAAAGTTGTGTCCCTGGTGTACTGTGTGGTGACTCAACTCTTTAACCCCTACATCTACGCTCTCCGCAACGAACAAGTCAAACAGGCTCTGAAGGACATATTTGGACGAACAATTTCTAAGTGTCTGAGGATATCATGA